One window from the genome of Hyperolius riggenbachi isolate aHypRig1 chromosome 6, aHypRig1.pri, whole genome shotgun sequence encodes:
- the S1PR1 gene encoding sphingosine 1-phosphate receptor 1: protein MTSPNKSMEDVIVRHYNHTGKFKTYMSSDLKPSSIIFIIICCFIVLENILVLLTIWRTKKFHRPMYYFIGNLALSDLLAGAAYTANILLSGPNTYKLTPTQWFIREGSMFVALSASVFSLLAIAIERYITMLKMKLHNGSKSSRSFLLISGCWLLSLCLGGLPIMGWNCLENFDYCSTVLPLYHKNYILFCTSIFCILLMAIVVLYARIYFLVRTRSRSLTFRKNCARTSRSSEKSMALLKTVIIVLSVFILCWSPLFIFLLLDYGCKVRACNVLFKAEYFLSLAVLNSATNPIIYTLTNREMRRAFLKMAICCHGSIMNAGAKVKRPIITGMEFSRSKSDNSSHPQKDEVEYPVTLMSSGNMTSSS, encoded by the coding sequence ATGACGTCTCCCAACAAGAGCATGGAGGATGTGATTGTAAGGCATTATAACCACACAGGGAAGTTTAAGACCTATATGTCCAGTGACCTGAAGCCaagttctattatatttatcattaTCTGCTGCTTCATTGTACTAGAGAACATTCTGGTGCTTTTAACCATTTGGAGAACCAAGAAGTTCCATCGGCCCATGTATTACTTTATTGGCAACTTAGCTCTTTCGGACTTATTAGCTGGAGCCGCTTACACAGCCAACATCCTCCTTTCTGGACCGAACACTTACAAGCTGACGCCAACTCAATGGTTTATACGGGAAGGAAGTATGTTTGTTGCTCTTTCAGCCTCAGTTTTCAGCCTGTTGGCAATTGCTATTGAGCGCTACATCACAATGTTGAAGATGAAGTTGCACAATGGTAGCAAAAGCTCAAGGTCTTTCCTTTTAATTAGTGGTTGCTGGCTTTTGTCTTTGTGCCTTGGAGGTCTACCAATTATGGGCTGGAACTGTCTGGAGAACTTTGACTACTGCTCTACAGTCCTGCCGTTGTATCATAAAAATTACATCCTCTTCTGTACGtcaattttctgtattttattaATGGCTATAGTTGTTCTTTATGCCAGGATTTACTTCTTGGTTAGAACACGAAGCAGAAGCCTGACCTTCAGGAAAAATTGTGCCCGCACCAGTCGGAGCTCAGAAAAGTCCATGGCATTGCTTAAGACGGTCATCATTGTGCTAAGTGTCTTCATTTTGTGTTGGTCACCACTGTTTATATTCCTCTTGCTGGATTATGGATGTAAAGTTAGAGCTTGTAACGTTCTATTTAAGGCTGAATACTTTCTGTCACTTGCCGTTCTCAACTCAGCCACCAATCCAATTATCTACACCCTGACCAACAGGGAGATGAGGCGTGCCTTCTTAAAAATGGCAATTTGTTGCCACGGTTCCATTATGAATGCAGGTGCAAAAGTTAAAAGACCGATTATCACAGGGATGGAGTTTAGCCGGAGCAAATCAGACAATTCTTCTCACCCACAAAAGGATGAGGTGGAATACCCAGTGACCCTCATGTCCTCTGGCAATATGACTTCCTCTTCGTAA